The genomic segment TCGTGGCGGGGGCGCCGTCGAGCTGGCGGCCGCCGTGGTTGGAGACCACGACGCCGTCGACCCCCGCGTCGACGGCGCGGCGGGCGTCGGCGACGCTCGTGATGCCCTTGACGACGAGCGGGCCGTCCCACAGCTCGCGCAGCCAGTCCAGCTCGGCCCACGTCGCGCCTGGGTTGGTCAGCCGCTGGTCCATGTACTCCATGAGCGACAGGCCGTGGCCGTCGATGCCCGGCGCGCCGCGGAGGTTGACGTAGGTGAGCTCGTCGCGCTGGGCGATGCCGTAGAGCCACCGCGGCCGGCGCGCGGCGTCCAGCGCGTTGGACAGGCCGATGCGTGGCGGCACGGCCATGCCGTTGCGCAGGTCGCGCTCGCGGCGCCCGATGACCGGGACGTCGATCGTCAGGCACAGCGCCACGCACCCGACGGCCTTCGCGCGCTGCACGAGCGCGGCGAGGACCTCACGCGAGCTCCACAGGTAGAGCTGGAACCACAGCGGGCCCGACGAGACGGCCGCGATCTCCTCGATCGTGTAGCTCGAGGCGGTGGCGGCGACGTAGATCGAGCCCAGCGCCGAGGCGGCCCGTGCGGCCGCGAGCTCGCCCTCCAGGTGGGCCAGGCGCTGCAGGCCGGTGGGGCCGAGCACGACGGGGGACGCGACCCGCGTGCCGAGGATCGTCGTGGACAGGTCGCGGGTGGCGACGTCGCGCAGGTACTCCGGCTCCAGGCCGATCTCGCCGAAGGCGGCGCGGTTGCGCCGGACGGTGATCTCGTCCTCGGCCCCGCCCTCCACGAAGTCGTAGATGATGCGCGGCAGCCGGCGCTGGGCCTGCCGGCGCAGGTCGTCGATCGTGTGCGCGGTGGCCGGCCCGCGGGCCAGCGACCGCTTCGGGTCCAGGACGAACAGCCTGCTGAGGTCCATCGTGGTCGCGCTCCCGCTCCGGCCGGCTCAGCCGTGCACGACGTCGAGGATGGGCGGGGCGTCCAGCAGGCCGCGCAGCTCGGCCACGCGTGCCCGGTGGCGGGCGATGGCCGCCAGCTTGATCGACTCGTAGCCGCGGATCGCGTCGGGCAGGCGCGCGAGCTCCACGGCGACGGCGTGGGTCTCGGGCGTCACCCGGGCGGCCAGCTCGTCGGCCAGCGCCTCGTACTCGGCCAGCACGGCGCGCTCGGCCCGCCGCACCTCCGTGCGGCCGAACACGTCCAGCGGCGTGCCGCGCAGGCGCCGGCCCGCCCGCAGCGCCCGCAGCGCGGGGTCGAACCACGGCCCGAGCTCGAGCTTGCGCTCGTGGCCCAGGGCGCGCAGCAGCGGCGGGTGCAGGCGGTAGCTCATCCGCGCGCCGTCGCCGAACTCCGCGGCGACCTCCTCGCGCAGCCGCGGGTCCAGGTGCAGCCGGGCGACCTCGTACTCGTCCTTGTAGGCCATGAGCTTGTGCAGGGAGAACGCCACGGCCTGCGCGAGGGCATCCTCACCGGGCACGGCCCGCTCCTCGGCCGCGCGCACGCGCTCGACGCGGTCGGCGAAGCGCGTCGCGTAGGCGAGGTCCTGGTAGGCGTCGAGCTCGGCGACGCGCAGCGCGACGCTGCGGGCCAGGTCGCCGCCGGCGGCGGCGCGGACACGATCGGCGACGCGCTGCTGCGCCGCGCCCAGGGCCGGCCCCGCCGGTGCCGCGGCCGCCGCCGGCGCGATCGCCCGCGCGAAGGCGGCGGGATCGGCGACGGCCTGGCGGCCCCGGCGCAGCGCCTGCACGTTGAGGTCGATCGCCACGCCGTTGATCGCGATGGCCTGCTCGATGCACGCGGCGTCGACGGGCAGCGCGCCGGCCTGCAGCGCCGCGCCGACCATGAGCATGTTGGCCACGACGTCGGTGCCGAACAGGCGCTCGGCGGCGGCGCCGGCGTCGAGCACGACGGCCTCCCCCGGCCGGCAGCGGTCCAGGATGCGCTGCACGAGCGCGTCGGTGGGCGGCCGGCCGGCCGCCACGTCGGCGACCATCCGCCCCGTCGGGACGCTCGTCGTGGAGACGACGGCGGTCGTGCGGCCCGGATCGGCCGCGGCGAGGTTGGCGGGCGCACCGGCGGCGATGACGTCGGCGGCCAGGAACAGGTCGCAACCCGCGGCCGACAGCCGTCCCGCCCGCTGCAGGGGCTCGGGCCCCAGGCGCAGGTCGGACACCACGGCGCCGCCCTTCTGGGCCAGGCCGGTCTGGTCGGTGCCCCGCACGTGCCAGCCGTCGAGGATCGCCGCGGTGGCCAGGACCTGGGCGACGGTCACGACGCCCGTGCCGCCGATCCCGCACAGGCGCAGCGCGAACTCGCCGCGGACGGAGGGGGCGGCGACCGGCGGCAGCGCGCCCGCGTCGAGGTCGGCCCCGCGCGCCGCGCGCGGCCGCGCGGCCGCCGGGACGATCGTCACGAATGACGGGCAGTCGCCCTTCAGGCAGGACAGGTCCTGGTTGCAGGACGCCTGGTGGATCTGCGTCTTGCGGCCGAACTCCGTGTCGACCGGGCGCACCGACAGGCAGTTGGACTTCGTCCCGCAGTCGCCGCAGCCCTCGCACACGCGCTCGTTGATCAGCACGCGGCGGGTGGTGGCCGGCACGGTGCCGCGCTTGCGCGCGCGCCGCACCTCGGCCGCGCACTCCTGGTCGTGGATGAGCACCGTGACGCCGTCGATCGCAGCGAGCTCGGACTGCGCGGCGACGAGGCCGTCGCGATGGCGGACCTCCACGCCCTCGGGCATGCGTCCCGCCCAGCGGCCGGGGTCCTCCGTGGTCACGATGACGCGTCGCACGCCCTCGGCGAGCAGGGATCGCGCAACGTCCGGCACGGCCATCGCGCCGGTGGCCGCCTGGCCGCCGGTCATCGAGACGTGGGCGTTGAACATCAGCTTGTAGGTCATGGTCACGCCGGCGGCCACGGCGGCGCGGACCGCGAGGCTGCCGGAGTGGTGGAACGTGCCGTCGCCCAGGTTCTGGAAGATGTGGCGGGTGTCGGTGAACGGCGCCTGGCCGATCCACTGCGCGCCCTCGCCGCCCATCTGGGTCATGCCGATGACGGTTCCGACGCCGTCGTGCTCGCCGCCCATGAAGTGCACCATCCCGTGACAGCCGATCCCGGCGGCCACCAGGGCGCCCGCCGGGGCCTTCAGCGACGAGTTGTGCGGGCAGCCCGAGCAGAAGTACGCGCCGCGCGTCACAGCGAGCGGCTCGAGGACGGCCCGCCCCCGCAGCTGCCCCACGCGACGGTCCACGGAGGCCGGCGCGCCGCGGCCGGCCAACCGGTCGCCGAGCAGCAGCGCGACGGCGTCGGCGTCCAGCTCGCCGTCGGCCCGGGCCAGCGGCGAGCCGTCGCGGTCGCGCTTGCCCACCACGGCGGGCCGCTGCCGGAGGTCGTAGAGCTCGTCCTTGACCTGGCGCTCGAGCAGCGGCTGCTTGTCCTCCAGGACCATGAGCTCGTCGAGGCCCTCGGCGAACTCCCGCACGAGCTCCCCGTCCAGGGGAAACGGCATGCGGACGTGCAAGAGCCGGACGCCCAGGCGCCCGAGGTCGTCGTCGTCGACGCCCAGGTCGGCCATGGCCTGGCGGAGGTCGACGTACGTCTTGCCCGCCGCGACGATGCCGAGCGTGTCGCCGGGCGCCGACTGCGTGATGCGGTTGAGGCCGTTGGCCCGGGCGTAGGCGATCGCGGCGGGCAGCCGCGCGTGGACGAGCGAGTGCTCGGCGGCGTGCAGCTGGGCGCCGAGGAAGACGCGCGTGGGCTCGTGGCGGTACGGGCGCCCGTCGAGGACCGCCTCGACCATCACGGGCGCCACGCGGCCGGGGCCGACCTGGACGCTGCCCGACCCGTCGGCGACGTCGTTGGCCATCTTCATGCCGACCCACAGGCCGCTGCAGCGCGACATCGCGATGCCGTGCAGCCCGAGGTCGAAGACCTCCTGCGGGTCCCCGGGGTAGAGCACCGGCATGAGCAGCGCGGCCAGCGTCGCCTCCGACGCCGACGGCACCGTCGAGGACTTGGCCATCGGGTCGTCGCCCACCGCGACGAGCACGCCGCCGGCCGGCGCGACGCCGCCGATGTTGCCGTGGCGCAGGGCGTCGCCGGAGCGGTCCAGGCCCGGCGCCTTGCCGTACCAGAGGCCCACCACACCCTCGTGCCGCGCCCCGGGCACGGTGTGCGCGCGCTGGCTGCCCAGGATGGCGGTCGCCGCGAGCTCCTCGTTGACCGCCGTGCGGTGCACGATGCCGCGCTCGGCCAGCAGCGCGCCGGCGCGGGCGAGCTCGAGGTCGTAGCCGCCCAGCGGCGAGCCGGGGTAGCCCGAGATGAACAGCGCGGTGTCCAGGCCGGCGCGCTCGTCGGCGGCGCGCTGCTCCAGCGGCACCCGCACGAGCGCCTGGACGCCGGTCATGAACGTCGTGCCCTCGCCGGCGTACTTGTCCGCGATCGCCGGCGGCGGGGTCATGGTGCTCATCCTCGTCTCCTCCTCACGCGCCGCGGGCCGCGGCGAGCATCTCGCGCGGGACCCGGGACAGGATCTCACCGTCGGCCACCAGCCCGAGGAACTCGAAGCCCTCGGCGGCCCAGTCGGGGATGTGCGCGGTGGCCGGAAACGTGCCGACGGCGCAGCCGGCGGCGCGGCAGGCGTCGCGCACGGTCAGCATGTACGCCCGGACCTCCGGGTCGTCGATGGTGAACGTCGGCGGCCGGCCGATGGAGATCGCGAGGTCCAGCGGGCCGATGAACACCCCATGGACGCCGTCGACGGCCACGATCGCCTCGATGTTCTCCACGGCCCGCACGGTCTCGGCCATCACGATGCAGATCGCGGTGTCGTCCCCGACCGCCGTGCTGAACGGCGGCGACGCCAGCGCCGCGCGCGTCGGCCCGAAGCTGCGGGTGCCCGCCGGCCCGTACCGGCACGCCGCCACGGCGCGGGCGGCCTGCTCGGCGTCGTCGACCATGGGGACGATGACCCCGTTGGCGCCGAGGTCCAGGGCGGTGCCGATCGCCGGCCCGTCGTTGCTCGCCACCCGGACGATGGCGGGCGTGCGCGAGATGGCCGCCGCGCGCAGCAGCCCGGGGAGCGTCGCGGCGTCGGCGTAGCCGTGCTGGCCGTCGAGGACGATCCAGTCCGGGCCCGCGGCGCAGAGCAGCTCGACGACGTGGGGGCTCCCCGAGGCGACCCACGCCCCGAACGTCGCCTGACCCGAGTCCCAGCGCCGCCTCAGCTCGCGGCTCGTCTCGAGCACGCTCCAGTCCGACATCGCCACCGTCCTCTCGGTCCCCTGCGGGTGCCCTGGGTTCGATCCGGCGTGCCGCGACGCAACGCCGCCGTTGTACCGACCGGTCGCCGAACCTACCATCGGCCGAGCGCGACCGTAAAGGTCCGCGCGGGCGGCCGGCAGCGCGGCGGGCCCTGTCGGCTCGGTCGGGATGGCTGCCGCGGCCCCGGCACAGCGGCGCCGTGTCTGCCGGCGGCCCCGCGGGCCGCCGCGCGCCGGCGATCCACTAGGGTCGCCCGACGACGACAGGAGGAGTCTGGGTGATGCGGGCAGCGGTGGTGCGGGAGCGGTCGGGACCCTTCAGGGTCGAGGAGCTGCGCGACCCCGAGCCGGGGCCCGGCGAGATCCTCGTGGAGGTCGCGGCGTGCGGCGTCTGCCACACCGACCTGCACATCCACGACGGCTCCGTGCCGTTCCCGCTGCCCTGCGTCCTGGGCCACGAGGTGTCCGGGACGGTGCGCGCCGTGGGCGACGGCGTGGAGGCGCTGGCCCCGGGCGACCGGGTCGCCGGCGCCTTCATCATGCCCTGCGGCACGTGCGCGATGTGCCGTGCCGGCCGCGAGGAGCTGTGCGAGCCGTTCTTCGCCCACAACCGCCTGAAGGGCACGCTGTACGACGGCACGACCCGGCTCTACGACGCCGCCGGCGACCCCGTGTGGATGTACTCGATGGGCGGCCTGAGCGAGCTGGCCGTCATGCCCGCCCTGGCCGCGGCGCGCATCCCCGACGGGCTGCCGCTCACCGACTCGGCGATCTTCGGCTGCGCGCTGCTGACGTCCATGGGCGCGGTGCGCCACGTGGCCGGCCTGCAGCCCGGCGAGACCGTGTGCGTCGTCGGCGCGGGCGGCGTGGGCCAGAGCATCGTGCAGCTCGCCGGCGCGCTCGGGGCAGGCCAGGTCATCGCGGTCGACCTGGCCGACGACAAGCTCGAGGGCGCACGGCGCAGCGGCGCCACGGCGACGATCAACGCCGGCGACGCCGACGCCGTCGCGACGCTGCGCGAGCTCACCGACGGCCGCGGCGCCGACGTCGTCTTCGAGGCCATCGGCCACCCCGCCACGTTCCGCCAGGCGACGGAGATGGCCGCCGACGGCGGCCGCTGCGTGTTCGTCGGGATCGCCCCGGCCGGAACGCTCGGCGAGGTCGAGATCACGCGCCTGGTCCGGCGCAAGCTCCAGCTCCTGGGGTCCTTCGGCGGCCGTCCGCGCACGGACCTGGCCGAGCTCATGCAGATGGTCGTCGACGGCCGCCTGCACCTCGACAGCGTCATCAGCCGCCGCTTCACGCTCGACGAGGCCGACCTGGCCTACGGCCTGCTCGCCCGCGGCGAGATCGTCGGCCGCGCCGTCGTCGAGATGGCGCCCGCGGGCTAGTTGTTCTGCCTCAGGTCGTTCCGAACGCGGGTGATGGGCGGCCGGTTGCCGAGCGAGCTGTGGTTCCGCTCGTTGTTGTAGTGGTGCAGCCAGTGTGGCAGCGCTGCGGCTCTGGCGTCGCTTGAGCGGTAGCGCTGTCCCAGGCCCCATTCGCGTTTGAGGGTCTGCTGGTAGCGCTCGACCTTGCCGTTGTGGCGCGGCGTGCGGGGCGCGATCGTGCGATGCCGGATGCCGTGGCTGTCAAACAGGGCGGCCAGCGCCTTGTTGTGGGTGTAGGTCCAGGCGTTGTCGGTCTGCCAGCGCTCGATGATGATGCCGTGCGCAGCGAAGAACGCGATCGCCCGCTCGGTGAAGCCGATGACGGTGGCGGCCTTCTCGTCGCGGTGCAGCTCGGTGTAGGCCAGGCGGCTGTGGTCGTCGATCGCGCTGTGGGCGAACTCGTAGCCGACACGCTGGCGCTTCTCGGCGCCCGTGCGGTGACGGTTGCCGGTGACGGCATGGCCGGGTGAGGAGAACCGCGCGAAACGCTTGACGTCGTTTTGGATCAACGCCCCAGGGCACGGCCACTCAAAGCGCTGCACCGCCTCTCGGGGCGCCGGCGGCTGGCGCGACATGCCGCGCCGCTTCAGACAGCGCGAGACCGTCGCGTGCGCGATGCCGAGCTCGGAGGCGATCAGGCGCGGCCCCCAGCCCGTCCGCGTCCGCGCCTGGCAGACACGGTCGTGCAGCTCGTCGCTGGACCGCGTCGGCTGGCGATGCGGCGTCGAGGGTCGATCCTGCGCCCACGCGCCCGACGCTCGCTCGGCGTCTGAGGCGTTGCGGTACCGGTCGATCCAGTACTGCACCGTCGACACGCTCACCCGCCGACGGGCCGCTGCCTGGCGTCGAGGAAGTCCCTCGCCAA from the Baekduia soli genome contains:
- a CDS encoding alpha-hydroxy acid oxidase, whose protein sequence is MDLSRLFVLDPKRSLARGPATAHTIDDLRRQAQRRLPRIIYDFVEGGAEDEITVRRNRAAFGEIGLEPEYLRDVATRDLSTTILGTRVASPVVLGPTGLQRLAHLEGELAAARAASALGSIYVAATASSYTIEEIAAVSSGPLWFQLYLWSSREVLAALVQRAKAVGCVALCLTIDVPVIGRRERDLRNGMAVPPRIGLSNALDAARRPRWLYGIAQRDELTYVNLRGAPGIDGHGLSLMEYMDQRLTNPGATWAELDWLRELWDGPLVVKGITSVADARRAVDAGVDGVVVSNHGGRQLDGAPATIERLPRIVDAIGDRAEVFLDGGVRRGTDVLKAMAMGARACLIGRPYWYGLGAGGEAGVRRCLEIFTAELDRALALVGRGSLAELGPDVVRVPPAWSAP
- a CDS encoding indolepyruvate ferredoxin oxidoreductase family protein; translated protein: MSTMTPPPAIADKYAGEGTTFMTGVQALVRVPLEQRAADERAGLDTALFISGYPGSPLGGYDLELARAGALLAERGIVHRTAVNEELAATAILGSQRAHTVPGARHEGVVGLWYGKAPGLDRSGDALRHGNIGGVAPAGGVLVAVGDDPMAKSSTVPSASEATLAALLMPVLYPGDPQEVFDLGLHGIAMSRCSGLWVGMKMANDVADGSGSVQVGPGRVAPVMVEAVLDGRPYRHEPTRVFLGAQLHAAEHSLVHARLPAAIAYARANGLNRITQSAPGDTLGIVAAGKTYVDLRQAMADLGVDDDDLGRLGVRLLHVRMPFPLDGELVREFAEGLDELMVLEDKQPLLERQVKDELYDLRQRPAVVGKRDRDGSPLARADGELDADAVALLLGDRLAGRGAPASVDRRVGQLRGRAVLEPLAVTRGAYFCSGCPHNSSLKAPAGALVAAGIGCHGMVHFMGGEHDGVGTVIGMTQMGGEGAQWIGQAPFTDTRHIFQNLGDGTFHHSGSLAVRAAVAAGVTMTYKLMFNAHVSMTGGQAATGAMAVPDVARSLLAEGVRRVIVTTEDPGRWAGRMPEGVEVRHRDGLVAAQSELAAIDGVTVLIHDQECAAEVRRARKRGTVPATTRRVLINERVCEGCGDCGTKSNCLSVRPVDTEFGRKTQIHQASCNQDLSCLKGDCPSFVTIVPAAARPRAARGADLDAGALPPVAAPSVRGEFALRLCGIGGTGVVTVAQVLATAAILDGWHVRGTDQTGLAQKGGAVVSDLRLGPEPLQRAGRLSAAGCDLFLAADVIAAGAPANLAAADPGRTTAVVSTTSVPTGRMVADVAAGRPPTDALVQRILDRCRPGEAVVLDAGAAAERLFGTDVVANMLMVGAALQAGALPVDAACIEQAIAINGVAIDLNVQALRRGRQAVADPAAFARAIAPAAAAAPAGPALGAAQQRVADRVRAAAGGDLARSVALRVAELDAYQDLAYATRFADRVERVRAAEERAVPGEDALAQAVAFSLHKLMAYKDEYEVARLHLDPRLREEVAAEFGDGARMSYRLHPPLLRALGHERKLELGPWFDPALRALRAGRRLRGTPLDVFGRTEVRRAERAVLAEYEALADELAARVTPETHAVAVELARLPDAIRGYESIKLAAIARHRARVAELRGLLDAPPILDVVHG
- a CDS encoding HpcH/HpaI aldolase family protein; its protein translation is MSDWSVLETSRELRRRWDSGQATFGAWVASGSPHVVELLCAAGPDWIVLDGQHGYADAATLPGLLRAAAISRTPAIVRVASNDGPAIGTALDLGANGVIVPMVDDAEQAARAVAACRYGPAGTRSFGPTRAALASPPFSTAVGDDTAICIVMAETVRAVENIEAIVAVDGVHGVFIGPLDLAISIGRPPTFTIDDPEVRAYMLTVRDACRAAGCAVGTFPATAHIPDWAAEGFEFLGLVADGEILSRVPREMLAAARGA
- a CDS encoding zinc-binding dehydrogenase; translation: MRAAVVRERSGPFRVEELRDPEPGPGEILVEVAACGVCHTDLHIHDGSVPFPLPCVLGHEVSGTVRAVGDGVEALAPGDRVAGAFIMPCGTCAMCRAGREELCEPFFAHNRLKGTLYDGTTRLYDAAGDPVWMYSMGGLSELAVMPALAAARIPDGLPLTDSAIFGCALLTSMGAVRHVAGLQPGETVCVVGAGGVGQSIVQLAGALGAGQVIAVDLADDKLEGARRSGATATINAGDADAVATLRELTDGRGADVVFEAIGHPATFRQATEMAADGGRCVFVGIAPAGTLGEVEITRLVRRKLQLLGSFGGRPRTDLAELMQMVVDGRLHLDSVISRRFTLDEADLAYGLLARGEIVGRAVVEMAPAG
- a CDS encoding IS481 family transposase; this encodes MQCKRRWLPSWQRVELVDWCLGEGLPRRQAAARRRVSVSTVQYWIDRYRNASDAERASGAWAQDRPSTPHRQPTRSSDELHDRVCQARTRTGWGPRLIASELGIAHATVSRCLKRRGMSRQPPAPREAVQRFEWPCPGALIQNDVKRFARFSSPGHAVTGNRHRTGAEKRQRVGYEFAHSAIDDHSRLAYTELHRDEKAATVIGFTERAIAFFAAHGIIIERWQTDNAWTYTHNKALAALFDSHGIRHRTIAPRTPRHNGKVERYQQTLKREWGLGQRYRSSDARAAALPHWLHHYNNERNHSSLGNRPPITRVRNDLRQNN